In Herbaspirillum sp. WKF16, one genomic interval encodes:
- a CDS encoding VOC family protein yields the protein MKTLHVEDPARAVLAKSADFYRQALGVQVVRHVELAQGLCAMSDLAGPGGGATLVEVIRGRGRNGCKLAYVVPDVPLACRRLQASGAVICRAPRDGGTAMVCSPGGIAAELIPDSTRVLALPA from the coding sequence GTGAAGACATTGCATGTGGAAGATCCGGCCCGGGCCGTGCTGGCGAAGTCGGCGGACTTCTATCGCCAGGCGCTGGGCGTGCAGGTGGTGCGGCATGTGGAGCTGGCGCAGGGCCTGTGCGCGATGAGCGACCTGGCCGGGCCCGGCGGGGGCGCCACCCTGGTCGAGGTGATCCGCGGGCGCGGGCGCAACGGCTGCAAGCTGGCCTACGTGGTGCCGGACGTACCGCTGGCCTGCCGCCGGCTGCAGGCCAGCGGCGCCGTCATCTGCCGCGCGCCGCGCGACGGCGGCACGGCCATGGTGTGCTCGCCCGGCGGAATCGCGGCCGAGCTGATCCCGGACAGCACCCGCGTGCTGGCGCTGCCGGCCTGA
- a CDS encoding cysteine hydrolase family protein, with protein MHRISRWLIGGALALLACSGAASAQGVYDDWSSVKAPAPPPLAKVTVDPATTALLVLDIARQTCNAESRPRCIAMLPRVAKVLAFARAKGVPVIYTLGAASKPADIWPEAAMRGDEPLVTAGPDKFVNTDLEKMLREKGIKTVICIGAAAHGAVLHTAASAAFRGFDVLVPVDLMASDTAYAEQYTAWHLVNAPRLGERIKLTRLDWLN; from the coding sequence ATGCATCGCATCTCCCGTTGGCTCATCGGCGGCGCCCTGGCGCTGCTCGCCTGTTCCGGCGCCGCCTCGGCGCAAGGCGTCTACGACGACTGGTCGTCCGTAAAGGCGCCCGCGCCGCCGCCGCTGGCCAAGGTCACGGTCGACCCGGCCACTACCGCGCTGCTGGTGCTGGACATCGCCAGGCAGACCTGCAACGCCGAGAGCCGCCCGCGCTGCATCGCCATGCTGCCGCGCGTGGCCAAGGTGCTGGCCTTCGCGCGCGCCAAGGGCGTGCCGGTGATCTACACCCTGGGCGCGGCCAGCAAGCCGGCCGACATCTGGCCGGAAGCGGCGATGCGCGGCGACGAGCCGCTGGTCACCGCCGGCCCGGACAAGTTCGTCAACACCGACCTGGAAAAGATGCTGCGCGAGAAGGGCATCAAGACCGTGATCTGCATCGGCGCGGCGGCCCACGGCGCGGTGCTGCATACCGCCGCCAGCGCGGCGTTTCGCGGCTTCGACGTGCTGGTGCCGGTGGACCTGATGGCGTCCGACACCGCCTATGCCGAGCAGTACACCGCCTGGCACCTGGTCAACGCGCCGCGCCTGGGCGAGCGCATCAAGCTGACGCGGCTGGACTGGCTGAACTGA
- a CDS encoding ATP-binding protein, whose translation MSDAVAAAPRRLLRVPRTLGSRLFLILLAGLALAHVLSFGVLFLERYMAARAVMLDTLENDVATSVAILDRLPAAERPEWIGPLQRGTYGYVIGEGMAGVPELSPRAEAIAGKIRDALGARYPFRMETVPGPREHLQAHLQLSDGSALAVDIKPAMKPLTQWLPYVLAAQLLVLVLCSWFAVRLALRPLADLADAADRLDMSKNAPPLREDGPVEVAHAATAFNAMRERISDYLQERVQILAAVSHDLQTPLTRMKLRAEMAEESVERDKLMSDLAEIGRLVQEGIAYARSAHGSTEAPVRIDLASFLESMVFDYQDTGRDVSMPVGVSALALVTRTQALRRILTNLIDNALKFGGAAEVEARLLEGGKVAIFVRDRGPGIPAGQLEAVFQPFFRLESSRNRGTGGTGLGLAIAQQLALALNGSLVLRNRGDGLGGLEAELVVSSLG comes from the coding sequence ATGAGCGACGCCGTCGCTGCCGCGCCGCGCCGCCTGCTGCGCGTGCCGCGCACGCTGGGTTCGCGCCTGTTCCTGATCCTCTTGGCCGGGCTGGCGCTGGCGCACGTGCTGTCCTTCGGCGTGCTGTTCCTGGAGCGCTACATGGCCGCGCGCGCAGTCATGCTCGATACGCTGGAGAACGACGTCGCCACCTCGGTGGCCATCCTCGACCGCCTGCCGGCCGCGGAGCGTCCCGAATGGATAGGCCCGCTGCAGCGCGGCACCTACGGCTACGTGATCGGCGAGGGCATGGCCGGCGTGCCCGAACTCTCGCCGCGCGCCGAGGCCATCGCCGGCAAGATCCGCGACGCGCTGGGCGCGCGCTATCCCTTCCGCATGGAGACCGTGCCCGGGCCGCGCGAGCACTTGCAGGCGCATCTTCAACTCTCGGACGGCAGCGCGCTGGCGGTCGACATCAAGCCGGCCATGAAGCCGCTCACGCAGTGGCTGCCCTATGTGCTGGCGGCGCAGCTGCTGGTGCTGGTGCTGTGCAGCTGGTTCGCGGTGCGGCTGGCGCTGCGGCCGCTGGCCGACCTGGCCGACGCCGCCGACCGGCTCGACATGAGCAAGAACGCGCCGCCGCTGCGCGAGGACGGACCGGTGGAGGTAGCGCATGCGGCGACCGCCTTCAACGCCATGCGCGAGCGCATTTCGGATTACCTGCAGGAGCGGGTGCAGATCCTGGCGGCGGTGTCGCATGATCTGCAGACGCCGCTGACGCGCATGAAGCTGCGGGCGGAGATGGCAGAGGAGAGCGTCGAGCGCGACAAGCTGATGAGCGACCTGGCCGAGATCGGCCGGCTGGTGCAGGAGGGCATCGCCTATGCGCGCAGCGCGCACGGCAGCACCGAGGCGCCGGTGCGCATCGACCTGGCGTCCTTCCTGGAGAGCATGGTGTTCGACTACCAGGACACGGGGCGCGACGTGTCCATGCCGGTGGGGGTGTCGGCCTTGGCCCTGGTGACGCGCACCCAGGCCTTGCGGCGAATCCTTACCAACCTGATCGACAACGCCCTGAAGTTCGGCGGCGCGGCCGAGGTGGAGGCGCGCCTGCTGGAGGGCGGCAAGGTGGCGATCTTTGTCCGCGACCGCGGGCCGGGGATTCCGGCCGGGCAGCTGGAGGCGGTGTTCCAGCCATTCTTCCGCCTGGAGTCTTCGCGCAATCGCGGTACGGGAGGGACGGGGTTGGGGCTGGCGATTGCGCAGCAACTGGCGCTGGCCTTGAACGGTTCGCTGGTGTTGCGCAATCGGGGGGATGGGTTGGGCGGCCTGGAGGCGGAGCTGGTGGTGTCTTCGCTGGGGTGA
- a CDS encoding helix-turn-helix transcriptional regulator: protein MPRRPTTEERRELGAFLSGQRAKLRPADFNLPQGPRRTPGLRREEVALLAGVSVSWYTWLEQGRDIQPSADALRRIAGVFRLNQVESDHLFALSSREAATVAAGGEVSEGLDMLVRAISMPAYIRNTRLDILAWNDPICELFVDYGALQPHERNTLRLLFLYQPYRTLILDWEQMARGTISMFRAARAQARDKQPFDDLVAELARLSPEFAGWWQETHVKGFDEGEKRLRHPAGGHIEFHYVALTPAGRPDLSLVTYIPRPAAGDSQS from the coding sequence ATGCCAAGAAGACCGACCACCGAAGAACGGCGCGAACTGGGCGCCTTCCTTTCCGGCCAGCGCGCCAAGCTGCGCCCGGCCGATTTCAACCTGCCGCAGGGCCCGCGCCGTACGCCGGGATTGCGACGCGAGGAAGTCGCGCTGCTGGCCGGCGTCAGCGTCAGCTGGTACACCTGGCTGGAGCAGGGCCGCGACATCCAGCCCTCGGCCGACGCCCTGCGCCGCATCGCCGGCGTGTTCCGGCTCAACCAGGTCGAGTCCGACCACCTGTTCGCCCTGTCCTCGCGCGAGGCGGCCACGGTGGCCGCCGGCGGCGAGGTCAGCGAAGGGCTGGACATGCTGGTGCGCGCCATCTCCATGCCGGCCTACATCCGCAACACCCGGCTCGACATCCTGGCCTGGAACGACCCGATCTGCGAGCTCTTCGTCGACTACGGCGCGCTGCAGCCGCACGAGCGCAACACGCTGCGCCTGCTGTTCCTCTACCAGCCCTATCGCACCCTGATCCTGGATTGGGAGCAGATGGCGCGCGGCACCATCTCGATGTTTCGCGCCGCCCGCGCCCAGGCCCGCGACAAGCAACCCTTCGACGACCTGGTGGCCGAGCTGGCGCGGCTCAGTCCCGAGTTCGCCGGCTGGTGGCAGGAAACCCATGTCAAGGGCTTCGACGAAGGCGAGAAGCGCCTGCGCCACCCCGCCGGCGGCCACATCGAATTTCACTACGTGGCCTTGACGCCGGCCGGCAGGCCCGACCTGTCGCTGGTCACCTACATTCCCAGGCCGGCTGCCGGGGACTCGCAGTCATAG
- the maiA gene encoding maleylacetoacetate isomerase, with product MKLYLNEISSATSRVRIALALKNISVETLPVAILGENPENRGDDYLRVNPQGLVPALVTDNGTLITQSIAIIEYLDELQPHPPLLPQGLEQRALSRSVAIAIAAEIHALVPPRIARRLSSIPGMSAAGIADWNNHWTVEGLHAVNRLLESHRAGPFVGGEQPSLGDILLFPQAVNAERMGIDLAQWPALAAIHARLKTIPAFADNAPAPRK from the coding sequence ATGAAACTGTATCTGAATGAAATCTCCTCGGCCACGTCGCGCGTGCGCATCGCCCTGGCGCTGAAGAACATCAGCGTGGAAACGCTGCCCGTCGCCATCCTCGGCGAGAACCCCGAGAACCGCGGCGACGACTACCTGCGCGTGAACCCGCAAGGCCTGGTGCCGGCGCTGGTGACCGATAACGGCACGCTGATCACGCAGTCGATCGCCATCATCGAATACCTGGACGAGCTGCAGCCCCATCCGCCGCTGCTGCCGCAAGGCCTGGAACAGCGCGCGCTGTCGCGCTCGGTGGCCATCGCCATCGCCGCCGAGATCCACGCGCTGGTGCCGCCGCGCATCGCGCGCCGCCTGTCCTCGATCCCCGGCATGAGCGCCGCCGGCATCGCCGACTGGAACAATCACTGGACCGTGGAAGGCCTGCACGCCGTCAACCGCCTGCTGGAGTCGCACCGCGCCGGCCCCTTCGTGGGCGGCGAGCAGCCCTCGCTGGGCGACATCCTGCTGTTCCCGCAAGCGGTCAACGCCGAGCGCATGGGCATCGATCTGGCGCAATGGCCGGCGCTGGCGGCGATCCATGCCCGCCTGAAAACCATCCCGGCCTTCGCCGACAACGCCCCGGCGCCGCGCAAGTAA
- a CDS encoding response regulator transcription factor — protein MTKTSKIAVVDDDGSMRDALSALVRSIGIAVESYASADEFVAAQGFDGADCIITDVQMPGMSGIELLEYLRRRRLATPVIVVTAYPSAALQGRAMAAGNASFMGKPFDGNEMVNRIEQVLAQP, from the coding sequence GTGACAAAGACAAGCAAGATCGCAGTAGTGGATGACGACGGTTCGATGCGGGATGCCCTCTCGGCGCTGGTGCGCTCGATCGGCATCGCGGTGGAGAGCTACGCGTCGGCCGATGAGTTCGTCGCCGCGCAGGGTTTCGACGGCGCCGACTGCATCATCACCGACGTCCAGATGCCGGGCATGAGCGGCATCGAGCTGCTGGAATACCTGCGCCGCCGGCGCCTGGCCACGCCGGTGATCGTGGTCACGGCCTACCCGTCGGCGGCGCTGCAGGGACGCGCCATGGCCGCTGGCAACGCCAGCTTCATGGGCAAGCCCTTCGACGGCAATGAGATGGTCAACCGGATCGAGCAGGTGCTGGCACAGCCCTGA
- a CDS encoding putative bifunctional diguanylate cyclase/phosphodiesterase has product MENLLQRPAQRGWKHSVRSRLPQDWDERVRQMLVRHTRWPIYLLLTVVIACGIGLSIFMQQTVENIRSAAEPLVHWGLSAENMRDVTELLREGGMVDVNINRIARLVHWFNLLALMTALFMMYHIWARFRSEDALAHQAAHDPLTGLGHRRSLEHRLQRLRGRGHVVVLGSVDRFERVIGAYGHEFADQMMIDIAGRLRTLAAAHQGEVFRLDGANFVILYRHTVHSPAFARALMALQAEMQRPFSGRTHEVFSNLSLGAAEYPRHGSEPAALLRNADAALQSARALGGNTLVAYSEELNAETERRVDLEAQLMYAVERDELELHFQPQQRLADGELVGFEALVRWRRDGALVSPGEFIPIAEESGLVIAIGEWVLERACAQIIALREVTGRDFVVAVNISARQFRHPEFYRKIEALLRRTGINPASLELEITEGAVMEQTEAAIELLHKLRALGVKLSIDDFGTGYSSLSYLKRFPIDKLKIDQSFVRQLKPNSHDAAIVQAVIGLGHTMGINVIAEGVETFDQREWLKRLDCDEIQGYYYSRPLAEPQLYGFVVRQFHEAVAA; this is encoded by the coding sequence ATGGAAAACCTTTTGCAACGGCCCGCGCAGCGCGGCTGGAAACACAGCGTGCGTTCGCGCCTGCCGCAGGACTGGGACGAGCGGGTGCGGCAGATGCTGGTGCGGCACACGCGCTGGCCGATCTACCTGTTGCTCACGGTGGTCATCGCCTGCGGCATCGGCCTGTCCATCTTCATGCAGCAGACGGTGGAAAACATCCGCAGCGCCGCCGAGCCGCTGGTGCATTGGGGCCTGTCGGCGGAGAACATGCGCGACGTCACCGAGCTGCTGCGCGAAGGCGGCATGGTGGACGTCAACATCAACCGCATCGCCCGCCTGGTGCACTGGTTCAACCTGCTGGCGCTGATGACGGCGCTGTTCATGATGTACCACATCTGGGCGCGCTTCCGCTCCGAGGACGCGCTGGCGCACCAGGCCGCGCACGATCCGCTGACCGGGCTGGGCCATCGCCGCTCCCTGGAGCATCGCCTGCAGCGCCTGCGCGGCCGCGGCCACGTCGTGGTGCTGGGCAGCGTCGACCGCTTCGAGCGCGTCATCGGCGCCTACGGCCACGAGTTCGCCGACCAGATGATGATCGACATCGCCGGCCGCCTGCGCACGCTGGCCGCGGCGCACCAGGGGGAAGTGTTCCGCCTGGACGGCGCCAACTTCGTGATCCTGTACCGCCACACCGTGCATTCGCCGGCCTTCGCGCGCGCCCTGATGGCGCTGCAGGCCGAGATGCAACGTCCTTTCAGCGGCCGCACGCATGAAGTGTTCTCCAACCTGAGCCTGGGCGCGGCCGAGTATCCGCGCCACGGCAGCGAACCGGCCGCGCTGTTGCGCAACGCCGACGCCGCGCTGCAATCGGCGCGCGCGCTGGGCGGCAACACGCTGGTGGCGTATTCGGAGGAACTCAACGCCGAGACCGAACGGCGCGTCGACCTCGAGGCGCAACTGATGTACGCGGTGGAGCGCGACGAGCTGGAGCTGCACTTCCAGCCGCAGCAGCGCCTGGCCGACGGCGAGCTGGTCGGCTTCGAGGCGCTGGTGCGCTGGCGCCGCGACGGCGCGCTGGTGTCGCCGGGCGAGTTCATCCCCATCGCCGAGGAGTCGGGGCTGGTGATCGCCATCGGCGAATGGGTGCTGGAGCGCGCCTGCGCCCAGATCATCGCGCTGCGCGAAGTGACCGGACGCGACTTCGTTGTGGCCGTCAACATCTCGGCGCGCCAGTTCCGCCATCCGGAGTTCTACCGCAAGATCGAGGCGCTGCTGCGCCGCACCGGCATCAACCCCGCCAGCCTGGAGCTGGAGATCACCGAAGGCGCCGTGATGGAGCAGACCGAGGCCGCCATCGAGCTGCTGCACAAGCTGCGCGCGCTGGGCGTGAAGCTGTCCATCGACGACTTCGGCACCGGCTACTCCAGCCTGTCCTACCTGAAGCGCTTCCCGATCGACAAGCTCAAGATCGACCAGTCCTTCGTACGCCAGCTCAAGCCCAATTCGCACGACGCCGCCATCGTCCAGGCCGTGATCGGCCTGGGCCACACGATGGGCATCAACGTCATCGCCGAGGGCGTGGAAACCTTCGACCAGCGCGAGTGGCTCAAGCGCCTGGACTGCGACGAGATCCAGGGCTACTACTACAGCCGGCCGCTGGCCGAGCCGCAGCTCTACGGCTTTGTCGTCAGGCAATTCCATGAGGCGGTCGCGGCCTGA
- a CDS encoding HAD family hydrolase — protein sequence MPITTFLFDLDGTLTDTDPLHHKAFNTIVARWGRSIDIDYYKTHIMGFPNNLIFDHLFPGMPPEEYLPLADEKERLFRAQLDAEIPPTPGIEALLAHIARIGGRSAVVTNAPRANAELMLKALRLEGRFDALVIGDELARGKPDPLPYLTALELLGSNPLEAVAFEDSSSGVKAASAAGLFTFGMLGGLDEERLKAAGASAAIRDFTAPALWERIGAG from the coding sequence ATGCCCATCACCACCTTCCTGTTCGACCTCGACGGCACCCTGACCGATACCGACCCGCTGCACCACAAGGCCTTCAACACCATCGTCGCGCGCTGGGGCCGCAGCATCGATATCGACTACTACAAGACCCATATCATGGGCTTTCCCAACAACCTGATCTTCGACCACCTGTTCCCCGGCATGCCGCCCGAGGAATACCTGCCGCTGGCCGACGAGAAGGAGCGCCTGTTCCGCGCCCAGCTCGACGCCGAGATCCCGCCCACGCCCGGCATCGAGGCGCTGCTGGCGCACATCGCGCGCATCGGCGGGCGCAGCGCGGTGGTCACCAATGCGCCGCGCGCCAATGCCGAGCTGATGCTCAAGGCGCTGCGCCTGGAGGGACGTTTCGATGCGCTGGTGATTGGCGACGAACTGGCGCGCGGCAAGCCCGATCCGCTGCCCTACCTGACGGCGCTGGAGCTGCTGGGATCGAACCCGCTGGAGGCGGTCGCCTTCGAAGACTCATCCTCCGGCGTGAAGGCCGCCAGCGCGGCCGGGCTGTTCACCTTCGGCATGCTGGGCGGACTGGATGAAGAGCGGCTCAAGGCCGCCGGCGCCAGCGCGGCGATCCGCGACTTCACCGCGCCGGCGCTGTGGGAGCGCATCGGCGCCGGCTGA
- a CDS encoding response regulator yields MEHIDHILIVDDDREIRELVADYLKKNGLRVDVAADGRQMRAFVAANAVDLIVLDIMMPGDDGLVLCRELRAGKHRATPIIMLTARSEETDRVIGLEMGADDYLAKPFAARELLARIKSVLRRTRMLPPNLQVSEAGKMLRFGPWRLDTSERHLLAPDGMVVTLSGAEYRLLRVFVDHPQRVLNRDQLLSLTQGREAEIFDRSIDLLVSRVRQRLEDDAREPRYIKTIRNEGYVFSMPVEIEEARS; encoded by the coding sequence GTGGAACACATCGATCACATCCTGATCGTCGACGACGACAGGGAAATCCGCGAACTGGTGGCGGACTATCTGAAAAAGAACGGGCTGCGCGTGGACGTCGCCGCCGACGGCCGCCAGATGCGCGCCTTCGTCGCCGCCAACGCGGTGGACCTGATCGTGCTCGACATCATGATGCCCGGCGACGACGGCCTGGTGCTGTGCCGCGAGCTGCGCGCCGGCAAGCACCGCGCCACGCCCATCATCATGCTGACGGCGCGCTCGGAAGAGACCGACCGCGTGATCGGCCTGGAGATGGGCGCCGATGACTACCTCGCCAAGCCCTTCGCCGCGCGCGAGCTGCTGGCGCGCATCAAGTCGGTGCTGCGCCGCACGCGCATGCTGCCGCCCAACCTGCAGGTCAGCGAGGCCGGCAAGATGCTCAGGTTCGGTCCCTGGCGGCTGGACACCAGCGAGCGCCACCTGCTGGCGCCGGACGGCATGGTGGTGACGCTTTCCGGCGCCGAGTACCGCCTGCTGCGCGTGTTCGTCGACCATCCGCAGCGCGTGCTCAACCGCGACCAGCTGCTCAGCCTGACCCAGGGGCGCGAGGCCGAGATCTTCGACCGCTCGATCGACCTGCTGGTGAGCCGCGTGCGCCAGCGCCTGGAAGACGATGCGCGCGAGCCGCGCTACATCAAGACCATCCGCAACGAGGGCTATGTGTTCTCGATGCCGGTGGAAATCGAGGAGGCGCGCTCATGA
- a CDS encoding NAD-dependent succinate-semialdehyde dehydrogenase — MSTLNTAVSRNPATGEFIAEYPFQTPAEVEHMLRDNAAAQRLWRATPMIQRVAAYRRLSATLRERAGELAALITAEMGKTLGAARGEVEKCAATLDWIADNGPAILADEPVAIEGSADRVHVSYLPIGSILGVMPWNFPLWQVIRASGPIMLSGNGFILKHAPNVMGSAFALQRAYEDAGFPKGLFANLNAGNDTVAGVIDDPRVAAVTLTGSMRAGAAVAALAGRALKKSLLELGGADAFVVLADANIELAVAAAIEARFQNAGQVCLAAKRFILERPIAEEFTRRFVEAARRVRAGDPLDAASTIGPMARADLRDELHGQVERTVAAGATLLLGGHKVDGPGNYYAPTVLADVAPGMAAFDEETFGPVAAITVADNAEHAIALANASDYGLGGSLWTSDLARAQSIARRLDTGGVFINGYPASNARIPVGGVKKSGYGRELSHFGLREFTNAQAVWAKTVG; from the coding sequence ATGTCCACTCTCAATACCGCAGTTTCGCGCAATCCCGCCACCGGCGAATTCATCGCCGAGTACCCTTTCCAAACGCCGGCTGAAGTCGAGCACATGCTGCGCGACAATGCCGCGGCCCAGCGACTGTGGCGCGCCACGCCCATGATCCAGCGCGTGGCCGCCTACCGTCGCCTCTCGGCCACGCTGCGCGAGCGCGCCGGCGAGCTGGCCGCGCTGATCACCGCTGAGATGGGCAAGACCTTGGGCGCGGCCCGCGGCGAGGTCGAGAAGTGCGCCGCCACGCTGGACTGGATCGCCGACAACGGCCCCGCCATCCTGGCCGACGAGCCGGTGGCCATCGAGGGCAGCGCCGACCGCGTGCACGTGTCCTACCTGCCGATCGGCTCCATCCTCGGCGTGATGCCCTGGAACTTCCCGCTGTGGCAGGTGATCCGCGCCTCGGGGCCGATCATGTTGTCGGGCAACGGCTTCATCCTCAAGCACGCGCCCAACGTCATGGGCTCGGCCTTCGCGCTGCAGCGCGCCTATGAGGACGCCGGTTTCCCCAAGGGCCTGTTCGCCAACCTGAACGCCGGCAACGACACCGTGGCCGGCGTCATCGACGATCCGCGCGTGGCCGCCGTGACCCTGACCGGCAGCATGCGCGCCGGCGCCGCCGTGGCCGCGCTGGCCGGCCGCGCGCTCAAGAAGAGCCTGCTGGAACTGGGCGGGGCCGACGCCTTCGTGGTGCTGGCCGACGCCAACATCGAGCTGGCGGTGGCGGCCGCCATCGAGGCGCGCTTCCAGAATGCCGGGCAGGTCTGCCTGGCGGCCAAGCGCTTCATCCTGGAACGCCCCATCGCCGAGGAATTCACCCGCAGGTTCGTCGAGGCCGCGCGCCGCGTGCGGGCCGGCGACCCGCTGGACGCCGCCAGCACCATCGGCCCCATGGCGCGCGCCGACCTGCGCGACGAGCTGCACGGACAGGTGGAGCGCACCGTCGCCGCCGGCGCCACGCTGCTGCTGGGCGGCCACAAGGTGGACGGCCCCGGCAACTACTACGCGCCCACCGTGCTGGCCGATGTTGCGCCCGGCATGGCCGCCTTCGACGAGGAAACCTTCGGCCCGGTTGCCGCCATCACGGTCGCCGACAACGCCGAGCACGCCATCGCGCTGGCCAACGCCAGCGACTACGGCCTGGGCGGCAGCCTGTGGACCTCGGACCTGGCGCGCGCCCAAAGCATCGCGCGCCGGCTCGACACCGGCGGCGTCTTCATCAACGGCTATCCGGCCAGCAACGCGCGCATCCCGGTGGGCGGCGTGAAGAAGAGCGGCTACGGCCGCGAGCTGTCGCACTTCGGCCTGCGCGAATTCACCAATGCCCAGGCGGTGTGGGCCAAGACCGTGGGCTGA
- a CDS encoding cytochrome c biogenesis protein DipZ, translated as MILHLATYFAAFLGGALTLLSPCILPVLPFLFARADQPFLKARLPMLAGMALVFAAVATLAAVGAGWAVHLNEIGRIGAMLVLALFGLALVSPTLAGLLARPGVALGNVLADYSRQRGPTVSGSLLLGAATGLLWTPCAGPILGLVLSGAAWQGPSVQTAGLLLAYAAGAASALGLGLAAGGRLMAAAKRRLRIGEWLRRMLGVAVLAGVASVAVGADLNPLGSLRATEKLENILLDILAPERTLMAGAGAVAGALPQPQPAARPYRSLLPVEGALPSLDGAVEWLNSAPLSAEQLRGKVVLVDFWTYSCINCIRTLPYVRAWAEKYKDQGLVVIGVHTPEFAFEKKVDNVKKALGEFKLGFPVAVDSNFRIWRAFNNNYWPAIYLADAQGKLRYHHFGEGRYETSEKAIQELLKEAGATQRDQAAVTPQAPGVQAAPDLAQLGSDETYLGYRQATGFSSRERLLPDLAADYSAAPLGLNQWSLAGNWRAGPEAITVLRAGGSIAYRFSARDLHLVLGPDEDGRPVRFQVTVDGKAPGELHGADIDAAGNGAVDRTRLFQLVRQRGEVRPRTFEVRFLDPGAMAYAFTFG; from the coding sequence ATGATCCTCCATCTCGCCACATACTTCGCCGCGTTCCTGGGCGGGGCGCTCACGCTGCTGAGTCCCTGCATCCTGCCGGTCCTGCCCTTCCTGTTCGCCCGGGCCGACCAGCCCTTCCTCAAGGCGCGCCTGCCGATGCTGGCCGGCATGGCGCTGGTGTTCGCCGCCGTCGCCACGCTGGCCGCGGTCGGCGCCGGCTGGGCGGTGCACCTCAATGAAATCGGCCGCATCGGCGCCATGCTGGTGCTGGCGCTGTTCGGCCTGGCACTGGTCTCGCCCACGCTGGCAGGCCTGCTGGCGCGGCCCGGCGTGGCGCTGGGCAACGTACTGGCCGACTACTCCCGCCAGCGCGGCCCGACGGTGTCCGGCTCGCTGCTGCTGGGCGCGGCCACCGGCCTGCTGTGGACGCCCTGCGCCGGCCCCATCCTCGGCCTGGTGCTGTCGGGCGCGGCCTGGCAAGGACCCAGCGTGCAAACCGCCGGCCTGCTGCTGGCCTACGCCGCCGGCGCGGCCAGCGCGCTGGGCCTGGGCCTGGCCGCCGGCGGCCGCCTGATGGCCGCGGCCAAGCGCCGCCTGCGCATCGGCGAATGGCTGCGCCGGATGCTGGGCGTGGCGGTGCTGGCCGGCGTGGCCAGCGTCGCGGTGGGCGCCGACCTCAATCCCCTGGGCTCGCTGCGCGCCACCGAGAAGCTGGAAAACATCCTGCTCGACATCCTGGCGCCTGAACGCACGCTGATGGCCGGCGCGGGCGCTGTGGCCGGCGCCCTGCCGCAGCCCCAGCCGGCGGCGCGCCCCTACCGCAGCCTGTTGCCGGTGGAGGGCGCCCTGCCCTCGCTGGACGGCGCGGTCGAATGGCTGAATTCGGCGCCGCTGTCGGCCGAGCAGTTGCGCGGCAAGGTGGTCCTGGTGGATTTCTGGACCTACTCCTGCATCAACTGCATCCGCACCCTGCCCTACGTGCGCGCCTGGGCCGAGAAGTACAAGGACCAGGGCCTGGTGGTGATCGGCGTGCATACGCCCGAGTTCGCCTTCGAGAAGAAGGTCGATAACGTGAAGAAGGCGCTGGGCGAATTCAAGCTCGGTTTCCCGGTCGCGGTGGACAGCAACTTCCGCATCTGGCGCGCCTTCAACAACAACTACTGGCCGGCGATCTACCTGGCCGATGCGCAAGGCAAGCTGCGCTACCACCACTTCGGCGAAGGCCGCTACGAGACCTCGGAGAAGGCCATCCAGGAATTGCTGAAGGAGGCCGGCGCCACGCAGCGCGACCAGGCCGCGGTAACGCCCCAGGCGCCCGGCGTCCAGGCCGCGCCCGACCTGGCGCAGCTGGGCTCGGACGAGACCTACCTGGGCTATCGCCAGGCCACCGGCTTCAGTTCGCGTGAGCGGCTGTTGCCCGACCTGGCCGCCGACTACAGCGCCGCGCCGCTGGGCCTGAACCAATGGAGCCTGGCCGGCAACTGGCGCGCCGGCCCCGAGGCGATCACGGTGCTGCGCGCCGGCGGCAGCATCGCCTACCGCTTCTCGGCGCGCGACCTGCACCTGGTGCTGGGTCCGGACGAGGACGGCCGCCCGGTGCGCTTCCAGGTGACGGTGGACGGCAAGGCGCCGGGCGAGCTGCACGGCGCCGACATCGACGCCGCCGGCAACGGCGCGGTCGACCGCACGCGCCTGTTCCAGCTGGTGCGCCAGCGCGGCGAGGTGCGACCGCGGACCTTCGAGGTGCGCTTCCTCGATCCCGGCGCGATGGCCTACGCCTTTACCTTCGGCTGA